TTATACAAAATAACTATAGATAATACATTTTGACAATGTTGTTGTAAGAACTTACAAAAATATTGTCTTATTTATTGCAATTTGTACATTGAAACAATATAAACTTTAGGTTAAACTGAAAACAATTAAGAAACCGGTTTGTTAAAGGTTTTGCGAAATAAAACCTGAAAGGGTTTATTACTCTATATTTTATGAATTTTACTTATTTTATTTCATAAATTATTTAGATAAAAATTATTTGATTACAGGTATTTTGGGGCAGAGAGGAGCTATAAATTGAGAGAGATTGTATCGGCAGTTAAAAAGAAAAAGAAAAAATCCAAACTTAAATCCATATGGGAAAATAAAATGCTGTATTTAATGCTTTTTCCAACGATACTTTATTTTATTATATTTAGAGTGTGGCCAATAATTAATATGCGGCTTGCTTTTTTTGATTATAAATCTAAAGGTCCTTGGGTATATGCAGGTTTAAAGTATTTTGAAATGATATTTAAAACACCGACCTTTATGAATATTTTAAAAAATACGTTGATTATAAGCTTTATGAAATACATTCTGCTTTTTCCGTTTTTTGTTATATTTGCAATTCTTTTAAACGAAATCAGGAGCTCAAAATTCAGGCAAACGGTTCAAGTTGTATCCTACCTTCCGCATTTTCTGTCATGGGTAGTAATTGCAGGAGTTTGGATTGCCGCATTAAAGCTTGATGGCGGTATCGTTAATGAGGTTTTAGGTATATTTAATATTCCCGGCAGGGACTTTATGAAGGATAAAGAATCTATCAGATGGGTTCTATTTTTTTCAGAAGCATGGAGAAGCATAGGTTGGGATTCCATTGTGTTTTTTACTGCCATATTAAATATAGATAAATCGTTATATGAAGCGGCTACCGTAGACGGTGCCAGCAGAATGCATATTATCAGATATATCATACTGCCGGCTTTGGTTGTTCCCATGACTACGGTATTTATATTAAACTTAGGATTTTTTATGACAGCAGGCTTTGACCAGGTGTTTAACTTTACAAATGATGCGGTAAACAGCCGTATTGATATATTGGATACTTATATTTACCGCTTGGGTATTGACGGCGGCCAATATTCCCTTTCCAGTGCCGTAAGTTTGTTAAAGGGAACGGTTGGGATGTTCCTTGTATTTATAACCCATTTAATTTCTAAAAAGCTCACAGGTAAAGGTGTATGGTAAAAACAATTTTTTGTATTGATAACAGTGATTTCATAATGAATCAACTAGAGCGCAGTCTTAATTGGAATTACGATAAGCTAAAGGAGGTAAGGAAGAAATGGAATACAAACCTTCCGCTAAAAGAAAAAAAGCACTTTCAATATCTCAAATTATAATTGCAGCAATTATGATTTTTGTTATGTTTACCATAATAGTACCTTTATTAAATATAGTAGCAAGGTCTTTTTCAGACCCGGAATTAAGTCAGACCATGACAGGGCTTGATATTATACCGAAGGGTTTTAGCTTGGTAAACTATAAAATTATTTTTAGTAATCCGGTTATTATTCCGTCTATACTTACTTCTATTTTTATAACGGTAGTGGGTACAGCGCTGAATATATTGCTTACAATTGTTGCAGCTTACGCTCTCACAAGGCCCAATCTTCCGGGGAAAAGCCTGATTATGGGATTTTTAATTATTATGATGCTTTTTGATCCCGGCTTAGTGCCAGAGTATTTAGTTGTAAAGGAATTAGGGCTTCTTGGGTCAAAATGGTCTGTAATACTTTCCATGGCAGTTAATGTCTATTACTTAATTATCATGATGCGGTATTTTGAAGACGTTCCCACTTCTCTTTATGAAGCGGCTACCATAGATGGGGCAGGGCATTTTAGAACATTATTCAGTGTGGCAGCTCCGTTATGTAAACCGGGTATTGCAACTTTAACCATGTTTTACGGCGTATTAAGATGGAATGAGTATGTTCGTTCCGGCGCTTATATCACAACATTAAAAAACAGCCCGTTACAGGTAGTTTTACGTAAGTTTCTCGTAGAGGGGGATACGACTTCTCTTATCGGGGCTCAAAATCTGCTGAATTACAGTGAACTTGCAAAAATCGATTACACAGCTTTAACTTACGCGACTATTGTAATCGCTGTTACCCCTATTTTAATCTGCTATCCATTTGTGCTTAAGTTTTATACCAAGGGCATTATGGAAGGCGGCGTAAAAGAATAACAATAGATACTTTTAAATAAAAGATTATTTATAGTATCTTTTAAAAATAAACCAATTAAACAAAATTCTAATATGTAGGAGGAAGTTATGAAGAGATTATTAACGCTAGCACTTGGGCTTACATTAATTGTAGGTACCTTATCCGGCTGCAGCAAAACAGAGCCTAATTCAGGGCAAAACGAAGCAAAGCCTGAAACCAAAACCGAAGCACCTGCCGGAGAGGATAAAAAAGAAGAAACACCGGCAGAAAACGATGGCTGGCAAGCTATAGGCACAGCAGATTCTCCCGTACAGGTAAAGATTGTCATTAAAGACGTTTTACCAGATGAAGAAGACGTTTTATTAATGGAAGAAGTAATTGAAAGCAAAATGGCGGCTCACGGACAATATATTGATTTAGTAATAGCTGAACCGCCGGCAGGTTCTTATGCTTCGGCTTTACCTTTGGCTTTTAGAGGCGGAGAAGTAGACGCTGATATTATTTATTTCCAAGGCGGAGATACACCCATTACACAAGAGGGGCTTTTGTTAGACCTTACAGATTATATCAATAATTCCACATATGTTAAATCTATTATGGAACCGGCAGGTACTGCACGTATAGCCAATTATCCATATTTATTATGGCTTGCACCTGCAAGGGTTAGCGTACCTGTAATCCGTAAAGACTGGACAGAAAAATTAACTACTTATGAAACCCTTATGGCAGACCCGACAATTGACAACTACTACAATTTCTTTAAGGAAATTAAAGAAAGCGGCTTAGCAACTTATGCGCTTACAGCAGACGGCGGTTTCAGCAGATGGGATTCCGTATTTAATCAGGCCTTTGGCGTAACGGCTACAATCGTGCAGGATGAAAACGGAAAATATGTATTTTCTAAATCTACCGATGCCGAGAAAAATAAATTGGCCTGGTATGCTAAGTTATATGCAGAAGGCTTGATTGACCCGGATTATTTAACAAATTCTTGGGATATTGCAGAACAAAAATTTTATGAAGGCAAAGTT
This is a stretch of genomic DNA from Anaeropeptidivorans aminofermentans. It encodes these proteins:
- a CDS encoding ABC transporter permease translates to MREIVSAVKKKKKKSKLKSIWENKMLYLMLFPTILYFIIFRVWPIINMRLAFFDYKSKGPWVYAGLKYFEMIFKTPTFMNILKNTLIISFMKYILLFPFFVIFAILLNEIRSSKFRQTVQVVSYLPHFLSWVVIAGVWIAALKLDGGIVNEVLGIFNIPGRDFMKDKESIRWVLFFSEAWRSIGWDSIVFFTAILNIDKSLYEAATVDGASRMHIIRYIILPALVVPMTTVFILNLGFFMTAGFDQVFNFTNDAVNSRIDILDTYIYRLGIDGGQYSLSSAVSLLKGTVGMFLVFITHLISKKLTGKGVW
- a CDS encoding carbohydrate ABC transporter permease, with the protein product MEYKPSAKRKKALSISQIIIAAIMIFVMFTIIVPLLNIVARSFSDPELSQTMTGLDIIPKGFSLVNYKIIFSNPVIIPSILTSIFITVVGTALNILLTIVAAYALTRPNLPGKSLIMGFLIIMMLFDPGLVPEYLVVKELGLLGSKWSVILSMAVNVYYLIIMMRYFEDVPTSLYEAATIDGAGHFRTLFSVAAPLCKPGIATLTMFYGVLRWNEYVRSGAYITTLKNSPLQVVLRKFLVEGDTTSLIGAQNLLNYSELAKIDYTALTYATIVIAVTPILICYPFVLKFYTKGIMEGGVKE
- a CDS encoding extracellular solute-binding protein gives rise to the protein MKRLLTLALGLTLIVGTLSGCSKTEPNSGQNEAKPETKTEAPAGEDKKEETPAENDGWQAIGTADSPVQVKIVIKDVLPDEEDVLLMEEVIESKMAAHGQYIDLVIAEPPAGSYASALPLAFRGGEVDADIIYFQGGDTPITQEGLLLDLTDYINNSTYVKSIMEPAGTARIANYPYLLWLAPARVSVPVIRKDWTEKLTTYETLMADPTIDNYYNFFKEIKESGLATYALTADGGFSRWDSVFNQAFGVTATIVQDENGKYVFSKSTDAEKNKLAWYAKLYAEGLIDPDYLTNSWDIAEQKFYEGKVGIYVGTNGATVKIYNDKMVSVHGNEAELVVLPPAKGVGFAYAAVDTTKEPRGFGINADSKNPDAAFAFLDFMASPEGRMIDKLGIEGTHYTVENNKIVFTDKFPNWWSRIWETTYGFEPEMELAQPLYPQAAEDSLTMADEYYAEDRNILTPEELLPVYDGMNTIYLEYATDIITGNIAPEAFDEFKTKWEEAGADMFTSYFEEAFK